The Nocardia sp. BMG51109 nucleotide sequence TGCTTCGGCGTGACCGAACCCGGTGCGGGACTGGACACTCCGCGCATCAAGACCTTCGCCCGCCGCGACGGCGACCACTACGTGGTGAACGGGCGCAAGGTGTGGATCTCCAAGGCGATGGAGTCGGAGAAGATCCTGCTGCTGACGCGCACCAGCAGCTACGACGAGGTCACCAAGAAGACCGACGGCATGACGCTGTTTCTCACCGACATCGATCGCGCGCACATCGACGTCCGGCCGATCCCCAAGATGGGCCGCAATGCCGTGACCTCCAACGAGGTGTTCATCGACGATCTGCGAATCCCGGTGGAGGACAGGGTCGGTGAGGAGGGCAAGGGGTTCCGGTACCTGCTCGACGGACTCAATCCGGAGCGCATGCTGATCGCCGCCGAGGCGCTGGGCCTGGGCCGGGTGTCGCTGGACAAGGCGGTGCGTTACGCCAAGGAGCGCGTGGTGTTCGACCGGCCGATCGGGAAGAACCAGGCCATCCAGTTCCCGCTGGCCGACTCGCTCGCCCACCTGGATGCCGCCGAGCTGATGCTGCGCAAGGCGACCTGGCTCTACGACCAGGGCAAACCCTGTGGGCGCGAGGCGAATACGGCCAAGTACCTGTGCGCCGAGGCGGGCTTCACCGCCGCCGACCGGGCGATGCAGACGCACGGCGGGATGGGGTACGCCGAGGAGTATCACGTGGCCCGCTACTTCCGGGAGGCGCGCGTCATGCGCATCGCCCCGGTCAGCCAGGAAATGATTCTGAACTATCTGGGTTCGCACACCCTGGGAATGCCGAGGAGTTACTGATGACACAGGCACTGTTCGACCTCACCGGGCGCTCGGCCCTGGTCACCGGCGCGGCCGGCGGGATCGGTTCGGCCGTCGCGCAGGCACTGGCCGGCGCCGGTGCGGCCGTGCTGGTCACCGACCTGAACGGGGACGCGGCCGCCGCGGTCGCGGAGAAGATCACCGGAAACGGTGGTACGGCGGCGAGTTTCGCGTTCGACGTCACCGATCGGGCCGCGGCCGGCGCCGCCGCCGAGAAAGCCGCCGGCTTGGCCGACGGCGTACTTCACATCGTCGTGAACAACGCCGGTGTCACCGCTCCCGCGATGTTCGCCAAGACGACCGAGGAATCGGTCAAGCGGCTGTTCGACATTCACGCGCTCGGCACCATCAACTGCACGCAGGCCGCGCTGGACTACCTGCCCACCGACGGCACCGGGCGGGTCATCAACGTGACCTCCGCCGCCGGTCTGGTGGGCACCCTCGGGCAGGTGAACTACTCGGCGGCCAAGGCCGCGATCATCGGCATCACCAAGTCGCTGGCGAAAGAGTTCGCGCGCAAGAACATTCTGGTCAACGCCCTCGCTCCGCTGGCCGCGACGCCGATGACCGAGACCATCCGCACGAACGAGAAGTTCTCCGAGCAGATGCTCGACCGGATCCTGTTGCGCCGCTGGGCCGAACCGGAGGAGGTGGCGGGCGCGTTCGTGTTCCTCGCCTCCGATGCGGCGTCGTTCATCACCGGGCAGGTGCTGCCGGTGGACGGTGGCACGGTGATCTGATGGCGGCGCAGGAGACCGGGGGAGACGCGGACGGTCCGTCGGGACCGTCCGGGGGGCCGCTCGCCGGGATCACGGTCGTCGCGCTGGAACAGGCGGTGTCGGCGCCGATGTGCACCCGCACGCTGGCCGATTTCGGCGCCCGGGTGATCAAGGTGGAGAATCCGGCGGGCGGCGACTTCGCCCGCTACTACGACGATGTCGTGCACGGCCAGGCCGCCCACTTCGTGTGGGTCAACCGCGGCAAGGAATCGGTGGTCCTGGACCTGAAATCCGACGCGGGCGTGGGTCTTCTGCACCGCTTGCTGGCCCACGCCGACGTGCTGGTGTCGAATCTCGCGCCCGGCGCCACCGGGCGCCTCGGCTTGGCGCCCGCGGATCTCGCCGCGCGGTATCCCGACCTGATCGCGGTGGAGATCGACGGATTCGGCTCGGGCGGGCCGCTGTCGCACAAGCGCGCCTACGACCTGCTCGCGCAGGCGGAGTCGGGCGTGTGCTCGGTGACCGGGACCGCGGACGCCCCCGCGAAACCGGGCCCGCCCGTCGCCGACGTCACCACCGGACTCTATGCGGCACTGTCGATTCTGGCCGCGCTGCACGGCAGGACGCGCGGCACCCGCCAGGGCAGCACCCTCTCGCTGAGCCTGTTCGACACCATGGCCGAGATGATGGGCTAC carries:
- a CDS encoding acyl-CoA dehydrogenase family protein; amino-acid sequence: MNFELSEDQELIRTSVAELCRKFDDQYWMEKDRDHEFPTEFYEAIAAGGWLGLAIPEEYGGHGLGITEATILAEQVSRSGGGMNAATAIHLSIFGMHPVVVHGSEELKRRTLPRVATGDLHVCFGVTEPGAGLDTPRIKTFARRDGDHYVVNGRKVWISKAMESEKILLLTRTSSYDEVTKKTDGMTLFLTDIDRAHIDVRPIPKMGRNAVTSNEVFIDDLRIPVEDRVGEEGKGFRYLLDGLNPERMLIAAEALGLGRVSLDKAVRYAKERVVFDRPIGKNQAIQFPLADSLAHLDAAELMLRKATWLYDQGKPCGREANTAKYLCAEAGFTAADRAMQTHGGMGYAEEYHVARYFREARVMRIAPVSQEMILNYLGSHTLGMPRSY
- a CDS encoding SDR family NAD(P)-dependent oxidoreductase; amino-acid sequence: MTQALFDLTGRSALVTGAAGGIGSAVAQALAGAGAAVLVTDLNGDAAAAVAEKITGNGGTAASFAFDVTDRAAAGAAAEKAAGLADGVLHIVVNNAGVTAPAMFAKTTEESVKRLFDIHALGTINCTQAALDYLPTDGTGRVINVTSAAGLVGTLGQVNYSAAKAAIIGITKSLAKEFARKNILVNALAPLAATPMTETIRTNEKFSEQMLDRILLRRWAEPEEVAGAFVFLASDAASFITGQVLPVDGGTVI
- a CDS encoding CaiB/BaiF CoA-transferase family protein, giving the protein MAAQETGGDADGPSGPSGGPLAGITVVALEQAVSAPMCTRTLADFGARVIKVENPAGGDFARYYDDVVHGQAAHFVWVNRGKESVVLDLKSDAGVGLLHRLLAHADVLVSNLAPGATGRLGLAPADLAARYPDLIAVEIDGFGSGGPLSHKRAYDLLAQAESGVCSVTGTADAPAKPGPPVADVTTGLYAALSILAALHGRTRGTRQGSTLSLSLFDTMAEMMGYHLTYTRHSGIDQQPIGMSSPAVSPYGSYPTADGRTVVLGTTNDREWQRLATDILGRPDLAADERFRTNPGRVRHRAELDEAIGEWCARHNLAEIQKTADDAGIGNACFNRPSEVLEHPQLVERDRWRTIDTPGGPIPSLLPPALLDGYEPPMGAVPALDEHTDGVLAELGCTAAELADLRERGAIGERS